From Streptomyces sp. SAI-135:
GGCGGGCCGCGTTGGGCAGCCTGCGATACGGGTAGCCGCCGATCGTCACCTGCCCCGAGGTGGGGTTGTCCAGCCCGAGGATCATCCGCATGGTCGTCGACTTGCCCGAGCCGTTGGGGCCCAGGAAGCCGGTGACGGTACCGGGACGCACCTGGAAGGAAAGGTTGTACACAGCGGTCTTGTCGCCGTAGCGCTTGGTCAGGCCGACTGCCTCGATCATGCTCCGCACCCATCGCAAGGTTCAGGACAGCGGGGCACACGCCCCCCGTAAGAGTTAGGAGCTTATCGGGGCGCTGACGGTTCCGCTCACAGGAAAGACAGGGCTCCTCGCGTCACGCGTCCCGCTTCTTCAACAGGACATAACCGCCGATCAGGGCGGCCGCCACCCACAGCGCCATGATCCCGAGCCCGCCCCAGGGACCGTAGGGGGTGTCGTCGTCGATCGGAGTGACCACCTGCATGATCTTGCTGCCGGCCTGGTCCGGCAGGAACCGGCCGATTTTCTTCGTCGCCGAGACATTGCCCAGGATGTTGGAGATCAGGAAGAAGAACGGCATCAGGATGCCCAGCGAGAGCATCGGCGAGCGCAGCATCGCGGCGACGCCCATCGAGAACATCGCGATGAGGGTCATGTAGAGGCCGCCGCCGATCACGGCGCGCAGGACACCCGGGTCGCCGATCTCCGCCCGGTGCGAGCCGAGCATCGCCTGCCCGAGGAAGAAGGTGACGAAGCTCGTGATCAGGCCCACGACGAGGCACAGGCCGGTCGCCACCGCGATCTTGCTCACCAGGAAGGTGGCGCGCTGCGGCACCGCGGCGAGCGAGGTGCGGATCATGCCGGTGCTGTACTCGTTGGAGACGACGAGCACCCCGAACACGATCATCGCGAGCTGCCCGAGGCTCATCCCGGCGAAGCTGATGAAGGTCGGGTCGAAGGAGAGCTTGTCCTCGCGGCTCATGTTGTCGAACTCGTTCTTCGACAGGGCCGAGATCAGGATGCCGAGCCCGATGGTGACGACCACGGCGAGGGAGAGCGTCCACACCGTGGAGGCCACCGACCGGATCTTGGTCCACTCGGAGCGGATGACCTGGGTCGCCGCCATGGTCAGTTCCCCTTCCAGCCGTCGCCCCAGGCCTGTTGCTGCCCGGGCGGCGCGTCGCTGTGTGCGTGGTACTCGACCGACTCCGCGGTCAACTGCATGAACGCCTCCTCCAGGGAGGCCTGTTGGGGGCTCAGCTCGTGCAGCACGATCTGGTGCTGGGCGGCCAGCTCACCGATGTACTCGGACTTGCTGCCGTCGACCTCCAGCGTGCCGTTGCCGGTCTCCACGACGGTGACCCCGGACGCGTGCAGCACGTCCAGCAGCCGCTCGCGCTGCGGGGTGCGGATACGGACGTAGGACCGCGAGTTCTGTGCGATGAAGTCGGCCATGGAGGTGTCGGCGAGCAGCCGGCCCTGACCGATGACGACGAGGTGG
This genomic window contains:
- a CDS encoding ABC transporter permease encodes the protein MAATQVIRSEWTKIRSVASTVWTLSLAVVVTIGLGILISALSKNEFDNMSREDKLSFDPTFISFAGMSLGQLAMIVFGVLVVSNEYSTGMIRTSLAAVPQRATFLVSKIAVATGLCLVVGLITSFVTFFLGQAMLGSHRAEIGDPGVLRAVIGGGLYMTLIAMFSMGVAAMLRSPMLSLGILMPFFFLISNILGNVSATKKIGRFLPDQAGSKIMQVVTPIDDDTPYGPWGGLGIMALWVAAALIGGYVLLKKRDA